From the genome of Planctomycetia bacterium:
GTGTGGCAGCTACATACGTCATGGCCGCTGCCTCCAATACTTTGCCCATCACCTTGTCTTCATCTTCCCCGACGAGTCCAGCGAGGATCAGGTTCTCCCGGCCACGGCGTGTGGCATTGAATTCCACAGGCAGGTTGAGCAGTTGAAACAACACCGTAATGGAAAACGCAGCGATGCCTGCAATCAGTATCCATTTGCCCAGCACCTGCTCACTGGCACTAAGCCCCAGCCCCGCCAGGATCATTGCAATACCTGTGGTAGAACCGAAACCCGCGAGCGGGACAATGAGGTTGCGAATACCGAGAAACGGATAGTTCATACCATCCTGAATCGCATGCCCTGCTTCATGGCAGGCAACTCCCAGTGCAGCGAGCGATTTGCCTTCATACACTTCCGACGATAAACGCAGTACCTTGCCTCGTGGATCATAATGATCCGACAACTTACCTTCCACTTCCTCCACAGTCGCTATAACACCTGCCTGCTTGAGCACCCGTTCCGCTGCTTCAGCAC
Proteins encoded in this window:
- a CDS encoding zinc metallopeptidase translates to MNDLQYLYFLAPALLLSAWAAWRVKTNFAEGQKVMARCGLTGAEAAERVLKQAGVIATVEEVEGKLSDHYDPRGKVLRLSSEVYEGKSLAALGVACHEAGHAIQDGMNYPFLGIRNLIVPLAGFGSTTGIAMILAGLGLSASEQVLGKWILIAGIAAFSITVLFQLLNLPVEFNATRRGRENLILAGLVGEDEDKVMGKVLEAAAMTYVAATLTSLAQVAYFVVRAMNPKMKTKRIPKVGRTRKKS